In Streptomyces qaidamensis, one DNA window encodes the following:
- a CDS encoding helix-turn-helix domain-containing protein produces the protein MPRPTPPDARVLARRRAVGEQIRHVREHHNLTQQAVCSRSGIDVATYSRIEQGHASPKLDTLIRIADAIGVDLAELVARQGFRAASE, from the coding sequence GTGCCACGTCCCACACCGCCCGACGCTCGCGTCCTCGCCCGCCGGCGCGCTGTGGGCGAGCAGATCCGTCACGTCCGCGAGCACCACAACCTGACCCAGCAGGCGGTCTGCAGCCGGTCAGGCATCGACGTCGCGACCTACAGCCGTATCGAGCAGGGGCACGCCTCGCCGAAGCTGGACACGCTCATCCGGATCGCCGACGCGATCGGCGTAGACCTTGCGGAGCTGGTAGCCCGACAGGGCTTCAGGGCCGCCAGCGAATAA
- the tgmC gene encoding ATP-grasp peptide maturase system methyltransferase: MTDHEQLHQQLIDRMVIGGSLRTEPWRRAAAAVPRHEFLRGGYFRRVAGPQFHSAWEPVQAGDADWLEGCYADESLVTQIAGTIVPEDIRGPITREPTSSSTLPSLVLRMLEDLQVEDGHKVLEIGTGTGYSTAVLCARLGAGNVTSVEYDERVASRARAALGRLGTYPTLVTGDGLLGHGAGAPYDRVIATCGVRTVPHAWIEQTRPGGLILATVCGWLGSSELARLTVHEDGTASGRLLGGAVSFMLARPHTPPPLGLLPDLDDGKERETAIGTEVLENWSSRFVVQLAVPDAQRLTMQRDGRTEDVLVDVATGSWAAVYSEGGRWLVRQGGPEPLWDTVEEQFGSWCAAGAPTVEEFTVTVAPEGQVIRWRP, translated from the coding sequence GTGACCGACCATGAACAGCTGCACCAGCAGCTCATCGACAGGATGGTGATCGGCGGCAGCCTGCGCACCGAGCCGTGGAGGCGCGCCGCCGCGGCCGTCCCCCGGCACGAGTTCCTGCGCGGCGGGTACTTCCGGCGCGTGGCCGGGCCGCAGTTCCACTCGGCGTGGGAACCGGTGCAGGCAGGCGACGCGGACTGGCTCGAAGGATGCTACGCAGACGAGAGCCTGGTGACTCAGATCGCGGGCACGATCGTCCCGGAAGACATCCGCGGCCCGATCACGCGCGAGCCCACGAGCTCCAGCACCCTGCCGTCCCTCGTGCTGCGCATGTTGGAGGACCTCCAGGTCGAGGACGGGCACAAGGTGCTGGAGATCGGGACCGGCACCGGCTACTCGACCGCCGTGCTCTGCGCGCGGCTCGGCGCCGGCAACGTCACCTCAGTCGAGTACGACGAGCGCGTCGCTTCGCGGGCCCGGGCGGCCCTCGGCCGCCTCGGCACGTACCCGACACTCGTCACCGGCGACGGGCTCCTCGGCCACGGCGCGGGCGCACCCTACGACAGGGTCATCGCCACCTGCGGCGTGCGCACCGTGCCTCATGCGTGGATCGAGCAGACCCGCCCGGGCGGCCTGATCCTGGCGACCGTTTGCGGATGGCTCGGCTCCTCGGAGCTCGCGCGCCTGACGGTCCATGAGGACGGCACTGCGTCCGGCCGGCTGCTGGGCGGCGCCGTGTCCTTCATGCTCGCGCGCCCGCACACGCCGCCGCCGCTCGGCCTGCTCCCCGACCTCGACGACGGCAAGGAACGCGAGACCGCCATTGGCACCGAGGTGCTGGAGAACTGGAGCTCCCGGTTCGTCGTGCAGCTCGCCGTGCCGGACGCCCAGCGGCTGACGATGCAGCGGGACGGACGGACTGAGGACGTCCTGGTCGATGTCGCCACCGGCTCCTGGGCCGCGGTGTATTCAGAGGGCGGACGCTGGCTCGTCCGGCAGGGCGGCCCGGAGCCGCTGTGGGACACCGTGGAGGAGCAGTTCGGCAGCTGGTGCGCGGCCGGCGCCCCGACTGTGGAGGAGTTCACCGTCACCGTTGCTCCGGAGGGCCAGGTTATTCGCTGGCGGCCCTGA
- the tgmB gene encoding ATP-grasp ribosomal peptide maturase: MSVPRPVLVVTSLHDPTADVVIGELHGRGVPVVRLDSGDFPASLSVEAEITEHGLRGRLLTPSRTADLAGIRSLYYRRPSGFAFPHLDEQDARFAITQARYGLGGVLASLPGCLYVNHPHRIGDAEFKPAGLATAAKAGFLVPPTLVTSSPDAARTFIKAHSPVIYKPLYNPVHLIDGVSSVVKVAEVAEADIDDAVAGTAHLFQQRVPKVADVRVTVIGAEVFCVRIDSDLLDWRTDYSRLTYTPVEAPPGIRPALHRYMNRFRLVFGAFDFAIGEDGRWWFLECNPSGQWHWLEDETGLPMCAALADLLERTP, translated from the coding sequence GTGAGCGTTCCGCGTCCGGTGCTGGTCGTCACCAGCCTGCACGACCCCACCGCCGACGTGGTGATCGGCGAGCTGCACGGCCGGGGTGTCCCGGTCGTGCGGCTCGACTCGGGGGACTTCCCCGCATCACTGTCGGTGGAGGCCGAGATCACCGAGCACGGCCTCCGCGGCCGTCTCCTCACTCCCTCCCGCACCGCGGACCTGGCGGGCATCCGCTCCCTGTACTACCGGCGCCCGTCCGGCTTCGCGTTCCCGCACCTCGACGAGCAGGACGCCCGGTTCGCCATCACCCAGGCCCGATACGGGCTCGGCGGAGTCCTGGCCTCACTGCCCGGCTGCTTGTACGTGAACCACCCGCACCGCATCGGGGACGCGGAGTTCAAACCGGCCGGGCTGGCCACGGCAGCAAAGGCCGGGTTCCTGGTACCGCCCACGCTCGTGACCTCCAGCCCCGACGCAGCGCGAACCTTCATCAAGGCGCACAGCCCGGTCATCTACAAACCGCTGTACAACCCGGTCCATCTCATCGACGGTGTCTCGTCCGTGGTCAAGGTCGCCGAGGTGGCTGAGGCGGACATCGACGACGCCGTCGCGGGCACCGCGCACCTCTTCCAGCAGCGCGTCCCCAAGGTCGCCGACGTGCGGGTGACCGTCATCGGCGCCGAAGTGTTCTGCGTCCGCATCGACTCCGACCTCCTCGACTGGCGCACCGACTACAGCCGACTCACCTACACCCCCGTCGAAGCGCCGCCCGGAATCCGGCCGGCGCTCCACCGCTACATGAACCGCTTCCGCCTCGTCTTCGGCGCTTTCGACTTCGCCATCGGCGAGGACGGCCGATGGTGGTTCCTGGAGTGCAACCCCTCCGGCCAGTGGCACTGGCTGGAGGACGAGACCGGCCTGCCCATGTGCGCAGCCCTCGCAGACCTCTTGGAGAGGACACCGTGA
- the tgmA gene encoding putative ATP-grasp-modified RiPP translates to MFVHSDRLPTSPAIPQGLVTARPWGLGRMAPYPTMAPAYARAELDPATQTARFYDGASQVLEMGKHGTSTGTSPSTGTSPDGQGGGDTDTSSDSDQ, encoded by the coding sequence ATGTTCGTTCACTCCGACCGTCTGCCCACCAGCCCCGCCATCCCGCAGGGCCTCGTCACCGCCCGCCCCTGGGGGCTCGGCCGCATGGCGCCCTACCCCACCATGGCGCCCGCCTACGCCCGCGCCGAGCTGGACCCAGCCACGCAGACCGCCCGCTTCTACGACGGCGCCAGCCAGGTGCTGGAGATGGGCAAGCACGGCACGTCCACCGGTACGAGCCCGTCGACCGGCACCAGCCCGGACGGCCAGGGCGGCGGCGACACCGACACGAGCAGCGACAGCGACCAGTGA
- a CDS encoding helix-turn-helix domain-containing protein: MVAADLPIGDRIRHYRGGRRQDAVAGLVGISPDYLSQIERGLKVPSLPILYALAQELGVPTAALLSEQPPAEAETTDTAEAAVGRALLGYGPALSAPPVSAAALRDRVEAAWQSWQTAGDRFTRAAETLPGLVADTEHAVRAARAGADQAERRAVLRAAADLYCLLRSYLRRTGRVDLATLAADRAMRAAEDADDPLRIAAAQWNLGHVLLAAGQPGEAEALALRAAEQVSAARVAEADRKAMGGALQLVAVVAAARRRRWWEARERLREHAAPAARAVSDSSNVAWTVFGPTNVALHAVSIEMEAGETGEALHTADAIDTSGLPSLEREFTFGLEVAACHSQRRDDAAALLSLLGLEAMAPEDLARTPLARQLVLTVIRRARAMHARQAEQLALRIGLV; this comes from the coding sequence ATGGTTGCAGCAGACCTCCCCATCGGGGACCGGATCCGGCACTACCGCGGCGGCCGCCGGCAGGATGCCGTGGCCGGGCTGGTGGGCATCTCACCCGACTACCTGTCGCAGATCGAGCGCGGCCTCAAGGTGCCTTCGTTGCCCATCCTGTACGCCCTCGCACAAGAGCTGGGAGTGCCCACGGCCGCCCTGCTGTCGGAGCAGCCGCCGGCCGAGGCGGAGACGACAGACACCGCCGAGGCCGCGGTCGGGCGGGCACTCCTCGGCTACGGCCCGGCCCTAAGCGCCCCGCCCGTATCGGCAGCCGCGCTGAGGGACCGGGTGGAGGCTGCGTGGCAGAGCTGGCAGACCGCGGGCGACCGTTTCACCAGAGCCGCCGAGACGCTGCCCGGCCTGGTCGCCGATACTGAGCACGCCGTACGGGCCGCCCGGGCGGGTGCGGACCAGGCGGAGCGCCGCGCCGTACTCCGAGCGGCCGCAGACCTGTACTGCCTGCTCCGCTCGTATCTGCGCCGCACCGGCCGCGTAGATCTGGCCACGCTCGCCGCCGACAGGGCCATGCGCGCGGCTGAGGACGCCGACGACCCGCTGCGGATCGCCGCCGCCCAGTGGAACCTCGGGCATGTGCTGCTCGCCGCAGGCCAGCCCGGCGAGGCTGAGGCATTGGCGTTGCGGGCCGCTGAGCAGGTATCCGCCGCGCGAGTAGCGGAGGCTGACCGAAAGGCGATGGGCGGTGCTCTGCAACTCGTCGCGGTGGTCGCCGCCGCCCGCCGACGCCGGTGGTGGGAGGCTCGGGAACGGCTGAGGGAACACGCGGCGCCCGCGGCGCGCGCCGTGTCCGACAGCAGCAACGTCGCCTGGACCGTGTTCGGGCCTACAAACGTGGCGCTGCACGCCGTGTCCATCGAGATGGAGGCGGGCGAGACCGGAGAGGCGCTGCACACTGCGGACGCCATCGACACCAGTGGGCTGCCCTCGCTGGAACGGGAGTTCACCTTCGGCCTGGAGGTCGCGGCCTGCCACAGCCAGCGACGGGATGACGCCGCGGCGCTGCTGTCCCTCCTGGGACTGGAGGCGATGGCCCCGGAGGACCTGGCCCGGACGCCGCTCGCACGGCAGCTGGTTCTGACGGTGATCCGCAGGGCCCGGGCAATGCACGCCCGGCAGGCCGAGCAGCTGGCGCTACGCATCGGGCTCGTGTAG
- a CDS encoding HAD family hydrolase, whose amino-acid sequence MPELVLWDIDHTLMATRGLGGELWGEAFEQVTGVPLREQASVTGSTERVILRETARLHDLPYSDDLFARFADALGAVHVRRAAELRERGHALPGAAAVLAALAERGVHQSVVTGNVHQAAEVKLAVFGLDTYLRLDNGAYGEDGEGRPELLHAALKRSDVAPAAAVFVGDTPADVAGGLEAGVRVVAVATGKTSASELWDVGAEVVLDDLADTGRALAALRA is encoded by the coding sequence GTGCCAGAACTGGTGTTGTGGGACATCGACCACACGTTGATGGCGACTCGGGGACTCGGCGGCGAGCTGTGGGGCGAGGCGTTCGAGCAGGTAACGGGGGTGCCGTTGCGGGAGCAGGCATCCGTGACCGGATCGACGGAGAGGGTGATCCTGCGTGAAACCGCACGCCTGCACGACCTCCCATACAGCGACGACCTGTTCGCGCGGTTCGCTGACGCCCTTGGCGCGGTGCACGTTCGACGTGCAGCGGAATTGCGAGAGCGCGGCCACGCGTTGCCCGGCGCCGCCGCGGTGCTCGCGGCCCTCGCGGAACGGGGCGTGCATCAGTCTGTCGTGACCGGCAACGTGCACCAGGCCGCGGAAGTGAAGCTCGCCGTCTTCGGCCTCGACACCTACCTGCGACTCGATAACGGGGCGTACGGCGAGGATGGGGAAGGCCGCCCCGAGCTGCTGCACGCCGCACTCAAGCGGTCGGATGTGGCCCCGGCCGCCGCTGTGTTCGTCGGAGACACCCCGGCCGACGTGGCAGGGGGCCTGGAGGCCGGCGTACGAGTGGTTGCTGTCGCCACGGGGAAGACCTCGGCGAGCGAGTTGTGGGACGTCGGCGCGGAAGTGGTGCTGGACGACCTGGCCGATACGGGCAGGGCCCTCGCTGCTCTCCGGGCATGA